From the genome of Glycine max cultivar Williams 82 chromosome 2, Glycine_max_v4.0, whole genome shotgun sequence, one region includes:
- the LOC100778263 gene encoding probable galacturonosyltransferase-like 9 — translation MLLLRQSAVVSSLILCFFFPPLLCLGIRSFPTTADDGAFFHYTEAPEYRNGAGCPVSSTRNFLPSCDPSLVHIAMTLDSGYLRGSIAAVHSVLRHSSCPENVFFHFIAAEFDPASPRVLTRLVRSIFPSLNFKVYIFREDTVINLISSSIRQALENPLNYARNYLGDMLDTCVSRVIYLDSDVVVVDDVGKLWRAAITHGRVIAAPEYCHANFTKYFTDEFWNDPLLSRVFNTREPCYFNTGVMVMDLAKWREGNYKRKIENWMELQRKKRIYELGSLPPFLLVFGGNVEAIDHRWNQHGLGGDNVNGVCRSLHPGPVSLLHWSGKGKPWVRLDEKKPCPLDRLWEPYDLYKQVKDSVRDQNWGFSSSILVGYAHDLL, via the coding sequence ATGCTTCTCCTCCGTCAAAGCGCCGTCGTTTCCTCCCTCATTCTCTGCTTCTTCTTCCCACCATTGCTCTGCCTCGGAATCCGCTCTTTCCCAACCACCGCAGACGACGGCGCGTTCTTCCACTACACCGAGGCGCCGGAGTATCGAAACGGGGCGGGTTGCCCCGTTTCGTCAACCCGAAATTTTCTTCCTTCATGCGACCCTTCTCTGGTCCACATCGCCATGACCCTCGACTCTGGCTACCTCCGCGGCTCCATCGCCGCAGTGCACTCCGTCCTCCGCCACTCCTCGTGCCCGGAAAACGTGTTCTTCCACTTCATCGCCGCCGAGTTCGACCCGGCAAGCCCACGGGTCTTAACCCGACTCGTCCGCTCCATTTTTCCTTCCCTGAACTTCAAAGTTTACATCTTTAGAGAAGACACTGTAATAAACCTAATCTCTTCTTCAATCCGACAAGCTCTAGAAAACCCCTTGAACTACGCGCGCAACTACCTCGGCGACATGCTGGACACTTGCGTGTCCCGCGTGATCTACCTCGATTCCGACGTCGTCGTGGTCGACGACGTCGGCAAGCTCTGGCGAGCAGCGATCACGCACGGACGCGTGATCGCCGCGCCAGAGTACTGTCACGCGAACTTCACGAAGTACTTCACCGACGAGTTCTGGAACGACCCTTTACTCTCGCGCGTGTTCAATACGCGCGAGCCTTGTTATTTCAACACTGGGGTGATGGTGATGGATTTGGCGAAGTGGAGAGAAGGGAACTATAAGAGAAAGATTGAGAATTGGATGGAGCTGCAGAGGAAGAAGAGGATTTATGAATTGGGTTCTTTGCCACCGTTTTTGCTTGTGTTTGGTGGGAATGTTGAAGCGATTGATCATAGGTGGAACCAGCATGGGCTTGGTGGGGATAATGTGAATGGGGTGTGTAGGTCTTTGCATCCTGGTCCTGTGAGTTTGCTTCATTGGAGTGGAAAAGGGAAACCTTGGGTTAGGCTTGATGAGAAGAAACCTTGTCCCTTGGATCGTCTTTGGGAGCCTTATGATTTGTATAAACAAGTGAAGGATAGTGTTAGAGATCAGAATTGGGGGTTCTCTTCTTCTATTTTGGTTGGTTATGCTCATGACTtgttatga
- the LOC100500154 gene encoding germin-like protein precursor — MRTHFHSLPLFFWFTLSLILGQTRPDPDPLQDYCVADSKSNFFINGVPCINPDKVSSSHFVTSALSKTGNTSNQFGFSVTATTTANLPGLNTLGLVLVRVDIAGNGIVPPHSHPRASEVTTCLKGLLLVGFVDTSNRVFTQNLRPGESFVFPKGLVHFLFNSDSREPAIAISGLNSQNPGAQIASLATFASKPPIPDDILKKAFQISKGEVETIRRNLGG; from the coding sequence ATGAGAACCCATTTTCACTCTCTcccattatttttttggttcacTCTATCCCTTATATTGGGTCAAACCCGACCCGACCCTGACCCACTTCAAGATTATTGTGTTGCAGATAgcaaaagtaattttttcattaatgggGTACCTTGCATTAACCCAGATAAAGTTTCCTCATCCCATTTTGTCACATCTGCTTTATCAAAAACTGGCAACACTAGTAACCAATTTGGCTTCAGTGTCACAGCCACCACCACTGCTAATCTTCCTGGGCTTAACACCTTGGGCCTGGTACTGGTCCGGGTCGATATAGCGGGCAACGGGATAGTGCCACCTCACTCGCATCCGAGGGCCTCGGAAGTTACCACTTGCCTAAAGGGCCTGCTTCTTGTGGGCTTTGTTGACACAAGTAACCGTGTCTTTACCCAGAACTTGAGGCCTGGTGAGTCATTTGTGTTCCCAAAGGGCCTGGTCCACTTCTTGTTCAATAGTGATTCAAGGGAACCAGCAATAGCCATATCTGGTCTCAATAGCCAGAACCCAGGAGCACAAATTGCATCACTTGCAACATTTGCTAGCAAGCCTCCTATTCCTGATGACATTCTTAAGAAAGCTTTCCAAATTTCCAAAGGAGAAGTGGAAACTATTCGTAGAAACCTTGGAGGATGA
- the LOC100781467 gene encoding protein WVD2-like 7 isoform X2 — translation MGEFLVDATVFEDKKMGEGGAASNPALQVSVSFGRFENDSLSWERWSSFSPNKYLEEVEKCATPGSVAQKKAYFEAHYKKVAARKAELLAQEKQREQDSFGSQDHSGIDLSGNTGAEHDVSNNTQGSNEGVEQEASSVCEIHRTHVNESVEEVAVSRDYQSSSVEVENKDYQSSSFEVEIKELESRSHSSYQIGEAEDVCKKQEESPNIEAEDVKEISHVVYKETGKALEVEVKDVKLDHPKESKVKSVSKGSNAAKTKKKSMLLTSKASPISAPSSKPALTTPTKTVSPASSTIKRISSPSLSRRQIISSGESRKFANKPLHMSLSLAPSNPDPARQSTMRRSLIMERMGDKDIVKRAFKTFHNSFNQPKTSVEDKSLTKKQVPSRGTVPKVPTSTTLRKENGRPTKVENVDKSGNALRTTLGPKPDIRAEKGKESSRKIEEKSNAKGVERTRLQLKLTEEKEAEMKRLKHNAKGTPSPAFYRGQKVVKSRSEKGDAKT, via the exons ATGGGTGAATTTCTTGTGGATGCAACAGTGTTTGAAGATAAGAAG ATGGGAGAGGGTGGTGCTGCTTCCAATCCTGCTTTGCAAGTGTCGGTTTCTTTTGGTAGATTTGAGAACGATTCCTTGTCTTGGGAGAGATGGTCCTCTTTCTCTCCAAACAAGTACTTGGAAGAGGTTGAGAAGTGTGCCACACCTGGATCAGTGGCACAGAAGAAAGCCTACTTTGAAGCACATTACAAGAAGGTTGCCGCCCGGAAAGCCGAATTGCTGGCTCAGGAGAAGCAAAGGGAGCAAGATTCTTTCGGATCACAAGATCATAGTGGAATAGATCTAAGTGGTAACACTGGTGCAGAACATGATGTATCCAACAACACTCAAGGTTCCAATGAAGGGGTTGAGCAAGAAGCCAGTTCTGTTTGTGAGATCCATAGGACTCATGTTAATGAATCTGTGGAGGAAGTTGCAGTTTCAAGAGATTACCAAAGTTCGTCAGTTGAGGTCGAGAACAAGGATTACCAAAGTTCATCGTTTGAGGTGGAGATCAAGGAACTGGAAAGTAGATCACATAGTTCCTACCAGATAGGTGAAGCTGAAGATGTATGCAAGAAACAAGAGGAAAGTCCGAACATTGAAGCTGAAGATGTGAAGGAAATTTCACATGTTGTGTACAAGGAGACAGGAAAGGCTTTAGAAGTTGAAGTAAAAGATGTGAAATTGGATCATCCAAAGGAATCTAAG GTTAAGTCTGTCAGTAAGGGTAGCAATGCAGCCAAGACTAAGAAAAAATCAATGCTACTTACTTCTAAGGCATCCCCAATTTCAGCACCAAGTTCAAAGCCTGCATTAACAACTCCTACCAAAACAGTGTCACCTGCTTCTTCAACTATAAAGAGAATTAGTTCTCCATCTTTGTCTAGGAGGCAAATTATTTCTAGCGGGGAGAGCAGAAAATTTGCTAACAAACCTTTGCACATGTCTTTGAGCTTGGCTCCAAGTAATCCTGATCCAGCTCGTCAAAGTACCATGAGGAGATCTTTAATTATGGAGAGAATGGGGGATAAGGACATAGTCAAACGAGCATTTAAGACATTCCATAACAGTTTCAACCAACCAAAAACTTCTGTTGAAGACAAATCTTTGACAAAGAAGCAG GTTCCTTCAAGGGGGACTGTGCCAAAGGTTCCAACATCTACAACTTTGAGGAAAGAAAATGGAcg GCCAACTAAGGTTGAGAATGTGGATAAAAGTGGAAATGCTCTACGAACTACTTTGGGCCCAAAACCTGACATTAGAGCAGAGAAAGGGAAAGAG tcttcaagaaaaattgaagaaaaatctAACGCAAAAGGGGTGGAAAGAACGCGTCTTCAATTAAAATTGACG GAGGAAAAAGAGGCAGAGATGAAAAGGCTAAAGCATAATGCCAAAGGCACACCCTCACCAGCTTTTTACCGTGGTCAAAAAGTAGTAAAAAGTCGTTCAGAAAAG GGTGATGCTAAAACTTAA
- the LOC100781467 gene encoding protein WVD2-like 7 isoform X1, which produces MGEFLVDATVFEDKKMGEGGAASNPALQVSVSFGRFENDSLSWERWSSFSPNKYLEEVEKCATPGSVAQKKAYFEAHYKKVAARKAELLAQEKQREQDSFGSQDHSGIDLSGNTGAEHDVSNNTQGSNEGVEQEASSVCEIHRTHVNESVEEVAVSRDYQSSSVEVENKDYQSSSFEVEIKELESRSHSSYQIGEAEDVCKKQEESPNIEAEDVKEISHVVYKETGKALEVEVKDVKLDHPKESKVKSVSKGSNAAKTKKKSMLLTSKASPISAPSSKPALTTPTKTVSPASSTIKRISSPSLSRRQIISSGESRKFANKPLHMSLSLAPSNPDPARQSTMRRSLIMERMGDKDIVKRAFKTFHNSFNQPKTSVEDKSLTKKQVPSRGTVPKVPTSTTLRKENGRPTKVENVDKSGNALRTTLGPKPDIRAEKGKESSRKIEEKSNAKGVERTRLQLKLTVKEEKEAEMKRLKHNAKGTPSPAFYRGQKVVKSRSEKGDAKT; this is translated from the exons ATGGGTGAATTTCTTGTGGATGCAACAGTGTTTGAAGATAAGAAG ATGGGAGAGGGTGGTGCTGCTTCCAATCCTGCTTTGCAAGTGTCGGTTTCTTTTGGTAGATTTGAGAACGATTCCTTGTCTTGGGAGAGATGGTCCTCTTTCTCTCCAAACAAGTACTTGGAAGAGGTTGAGAAGTGTGCCACACCTGGATCAGTGGCACAGAAGAAAGCCTACTTTGAAGCACATTACAAGAAGGTTGCCGCCCGGAAAGCCGAATTGCTGGCTCAGGAGAAGCAAAGGGAGCAAGATTCTTTCGGATCACAAGATCATAGTGGAATAGATCTAAGTGGTAACACTGGTGCAGAACATGATGTATCCAACAACACTCAAGGTTCCAATGAAGGGGTTGAGCAAGAAGCCAGTTCTGTTTGTGAGATCCATAGGACTCATGTTAATGAATCTGTGGAGGAAGTTGCAGTTTCAAGAGATTACCAAAGTTCGTCAGTTGAGGTCGAGAACAAGGATTACCAAAGTTCATCGTTTGAGGTGGAGATCAAGGAACTGGAAAGTAGATCACATAGTTCCTACCAGATAGGTGAAGCTGAAGATGTATGCAAGAAACAAGAGGAAAGTCCGAACATTGAAGCTGAAGATGTGAAGGAAATTTCACATGTTGTGTACAAGGAGACAGGAAAGGCTTTAGAAGTTGAAGTAAAAGATGTGAAATTGGATCATCCAAAGGAATCTAAG GTTAAGTCTGTCAGTAAGGGTAGCAATGCAGCCAAGACTAAGAAAAAATCAATGCTACTTACTTCTAAGGCATCCCCAATTTCAGCACCAAGTTCAAAGCCTGCATTAACAACTCCTACCAAAACAGTGTCACCTGCTTCTTCAACTATAAAGAGAATTAGTTCTCCATCTTTGTCTAGGAGGCAAATTATTTCTAGCGGGGAGAGCAGAAAATTTGCTAACAAACCTTTGCACATGTCTTTGAGCTTGGCTCCAAGTAATCCTGATCCAGCTCGTCAAAGTACCATGAGGAGATCTTTAATTATGGAGAGAATGGGGGATAAGGACATAGTCAAACGAGCATTTAAGACATTCCATAACAGTTTCAACCAACCAAAAACTTCTGTTGAAGACAAATCTTTGACAAAGAAGCAG GTTCCTTCAAGGGGGACTGTGCCAAAGGTTCCAACATCTACAACTTTGAGGAAAGAAAATGGAcg GCCAACTAAGGTTGAGAATGTGGATAAAAGTGGAAATGCTCTACGAACTACTTTGGGCCCAAAACCTGACATTAGAGCAGAGAAAGGGAAAGAG tcttcaagaaaaattgaagaaaaatctAACGCAAAAGGGGTGGAAAGAACGCGTCTTCAATTAAAATTGACGGTAAAG GAGGAAAAAGAGGCAGAGATGAAAAGGCTAAAGCATAATGCCAAAGGCACACCCTCACCAGCTTTTTACCGTGGTCAAAAAGTAGTAAAAAGTCGTTCAGAAAAG GGTGATGCTAAAACTTAA
- the LOC100778804 gene encoding formin-like protein 8: MYLNMMLLLLVILFVLQGFPIPTCYCQTNTPQNIETFYPIQTPKPPLLIQPPEAQPKPQASPPSPRPVAASKTSSSSSKIGTAVAATAAGTLVVSGLIFFLVQRCFRARKRKEAKNNTASAVDRRVVPQVDVFKRMEGNVKGLIVDDDGLDVVYWRKLEGKKLPDKDFQREVLDSTEDKIEDDHEGNNGKRSESIQETLLLRDRSSASHMNIFLPEQSYTIMRIPPPAPPPSVPSSIGGSSTQLSSPPFTPSSPKPLNTFFSSIPNTSSPAPPIPPPTIPDRNNQAPAPPPPPPPIPGIKSSALPLPPPPPIPVKKSSTPPPPPPPIPPRKSPAPPPPPPKAHGLKSSSKPPPTPIERTPSTTSKEGNTSPEVKLKPLHWDKVTTNLDHSMVWDKMDRGSFRVDDDLMEALFGLVAANRNDSTPKVNNSMSPSRDALAPSVNTFILDPRKSQNIAIVLKSLAVSRKEIIEALIDGQGLNADTIEKLGRVAPTEEEQTLIVAYEGNPSKLAAAESFLHHILRAVPSAFKRLNALLFRLNYDSEIVEIKEFLQTLALGCKELRNQGMFVKLLEAVLKAGNRMNAGTQRGNAQAFNLVSLRKLSDVKSTDGKTTLLRFVVEEVVRAEGKRAVLNRNHSLSRSSSRNSNSSVDSQNSAVSNEQRQREYITLGLPVVGGISSEFSNLRKAAVTDYKSFVGSISSLSARIVEIRELVSQCGNDKGGNFVREMNNFLENAEEELRLVREEQTRVMQLVKRTTDYYQGGSSKESAENPLYLFVIVKDFLGMVDQACIEIARNMQKRKTKTSL, encoded by the exons ATGTATTTGAACAtgatgcttcttcttcttgtgaTCCTTTTTGTTTTACAAGGTTTTCCAATACCAACATGCTATTGCCAGACCAATACTCCTCAGAACATTGAAACATTTTATCCAATTCAAACACCCAAACCACCCCTCCTAATCCAACCTCCTGAGGCACAACCAAAGCCACAAGCATCACCACCATCACCAAGACCAGTGGCTGCATCAAAAACCTCTTCATCAAGCAGTAAGATCGGAACAGCGGTGGCTGCAACAGCAGCAGGTACTCTAGTTGTTTCTGGTTTGATTTTCTTCTTGGTTCAAAGGTGCTTCAGAGCAAGGAAGAGAAAGGAGGCCAAAAACAACACTGCTTCCGCTGTGGATAGGCGCGTTGTGCCTCAGGTAGACGTGTTCAAGAGAATGGAAGGGAACGTCAAGGGACtaattgttgatgatgatgGTTTGGATGTGGTTTACTGGAGAAAACTCGAAGGTAAGAAATTACCTGACAAGGATTTCCAAAGGGAGGTTTTGGATAGCACCGAAGACAAAATAGAAGATGATCATGAGGGGAACAATGGGAAAAGATCTGAGTCCATTCAAGAAACTCTTCTGCTTAGAGACAGATCTTCAGCATCTCACATGAATATATTTCTTCCAGAACAGTCATATACAATCATGAGAATTCCACCTCCTGCTCCTCCTCCCAGTGTTCCTTCATCAATTGGAGGCTCTTCTACTCAACTATCTTCTCCACCCTTTACCCCTTCATCACCAAAACCACTCAACACTTTTTTCTCATCAATTCCAAACACGTCAAGTCCTGCACCACCAATTCCGCCTCCAACAATACCTGATAGAAATAATCAAGCACCAGCaccacctcctcctccaccaccaatCCCGGGTATAAAAAGCTCAGCACTGCCTCTGCCTCCTCCTCCACCAATCCCAGTTAAAAAGAGCTCAACGCCTCCACCACCTCCTCCACCAATTCCTCCTAGAAAGAGTCCAGCaccacctcctcctccaccaaaGGCACATGGTTTGAAGTCATCATCAAAACCACCACCTACCCCTATTGAAAGAACACCAAGTACCACAAGTAAAGAAGGCAACACTTCACCTGAGGTAAAACTGAAGCCATTACATTGGGATAAGGTGACTACCAACCTTGATCACTCTATGGTATGGGACAAAATGGACCGAGGTTCTTTCAG GGTTGATGATGATCTTATGGAAGCTCTTTTCGGGTTAGTGGCTGCCAACCGAAATGACAGTACCCCAAAAGTAAATAATTCAATGAGTCCTAGCagggatgctttggctccatcAGTGAATACCTTCATTCTTGACCCCAGAAAATCACAAAACATTGCTATTGTTTTGAAGTCTCTGGCGGTCTCGCGCAAAGAAATTATTGAAGCACTCATTGATGGTCAAGGCCTTAATGCAGACACCATCGAAAAGCTTGGTAGAGTAGCCCCAACAGAAGAAGAGCAAACACTTATAGTTGCATATGAAGGAAACCCTTCAAAACTTGCTGCAGCTGAATCTTTCCTACATCACATCCTCAGAGCAGTTCCTTCGGCATTTAAGCGCTTGAATGCTTTGTTATTCAGGTTGAATTATGATTCTGAGATTGTAGAAATCAAGGAGTTTCTGCAGACACTTGCACTGGGGTGCAAGGAGCTTCGAAACCAAGGAATGTTTGTGAAGCTTCTTGAAGCAGTGCTTAAGGCCGGAAATCGCATGAATGCAGGCACTCAAAGGGGCAATGCTCAAGCTTTCAACTTGGTTTCTCTCAGAAAGCTCTCTGATGTCAAGAGTACTGATGGAAAAACCACATTGCTTCGCTTTGTGGTTGAAGAAGTAGTTCGTGCGGAAGGAAAACGCGCTGTTCTTAACCGCAATCACAGTTTGAGCCGTAGTAGCAGTAGGAACAGCAACAGCAGTGTGGACTCTCAAAACTCTGCTGTTTCAAATGAACAAAGGCAAAGGGAATACATAACACTAGGATTGCCAGTTGTAGGAGGGATCAGTTCCGAGTTTTCCAACTTAAGGAAAGCTGCGGTTACAGATTACAAAAGTTTTGTTGGTTCAATCTCATCACTCTCAGCTAGGATTGTTGAGATTAGAGAACTTGTTTCCCAGTGTGGAAATGACAAAGGAGGCAACTTTGTGAGAGAAATGAACAATTTTCTTGAAAATGCTGAGGAGGAACTTAGATTAGTGAGGGAGGAGCAAACAAGGGTAATGCAGCTTGTCAAAAGAACAACAGATTATTATCAAGGAGGATCTTCAAAAGAGAGTGCAGAAAACCCTCTTTATCTATTTGTCATAGTTAAGGATTTTCTGGGAATGGTTGATCAAGCATGCATTGAGATTGCTCGTAACATGCAGAAGAGAAAGACAAAGACATCTTTGTAA